A genome region from Penicillium psychrofluorescens genome assembly, chromosome: 3 includes the following:
- a CDS encoding uncharacterized protein (ID:PFLUO_004806-T1.cds;~source:funannotate), whose product MSENERKLVKAPASTPRPQEPESSGSSHDTPAASGRSRRRRRGAAETKPPQNRAFYFVDSNSSSKEKRAHVMHHHVQEKRKQRKMSHETLAVEEDVSEQTEVESPNIVEAASMNAPDTPSQEEYSLQIRFASVKPHPHPTGPSNLGSPVTILDASRKDPFSSLPMAYDREDLDLADYWTSKLCYWSGQNPYLKNQIFRTAMGHPLSFQAVILAYCARWKAQLYGLSDSKEIQRHVGQAKKLIEDAAATGSTQVKEDDLVMAMAGMALQEERFGSKEDAQKYADWAVQIMRPRTGTNMPVEAFLQYVRYIMTPSQSTTIVPASWRWLVTFLRGAEELMRKHSAAEYLTRVPPRREAFQMESPLFPLLSSGPRPSQVPHASRMYVVRDDRTQEVSRTAALIYITAALWDLQESPENTGRFLRYLCTLVREHHLDQYPACETLVWLLLEEGCDSDLRDPERGWSTGELLKAHKQLRPDLQFQFNEILMSFLALRSPIRGIDVFVEGLEVGTVGPV is encoded by the exons ATGTCCGAGAACGAGCGCAAGTTGGTCAAGGCGCCAGCATCTACACCCCGGCCGCAGGAGCCGGAATCTTCGG GTTCTTCTCATGATACTCCCGCAGCCTCCgggagatccagaaggcggcggcggggggCAGCGGAGACGAAACCGCCTCAAAATCGAGCCTTTTATTTCGTCGACTCGAATTCCTCATCCAAGGAAAAACGAGCTCATGTGATGCACCACCATGTCCAGGAGAAACGCAAACAACGCAAAATGTCTCATGAGACACTGgcagtcgaagaagatgtgTCAGAACAGACCGAAGTTGAAAGTCCAAATATAGTGGAGGCGGCCTCGATGAATGCACCCGACACTCCATCACAGGAGGAATATTCG CTCCAAATACGTTTCGCATCGGTGAAGCCACATCCTCACCCAACGGGGCCATCGAATTTAGGCTCACCCGTCACCATCCTCGATGCCTCTCGAAAAGATCCATTTTCAAGTCTGCCGATGGCCTATGACCGGGAGGATCTAGACTTGGCAGACTATTGGACGAGCAAGTTGTGCTACTGGTCCGGCCAAAACCCATATCTCAAGAACCAAATTTTCCGGACCGCTATGGGCCATCCCCTCTCGTTTCAGGCGGTGATCCTAGCATACTGTGCGCGATGGAAAGCGCAGCTATACGGTCTGTCCGATAGCAAGGAAatccagcgccatgtcgggCAGGCCAAAAAATTAATcgaagatgccgccgccacggGCTCCACGCAGGTGAAGgaagatgacctggtcatggccatggccgggATGGCTCTGCAGGAAGAGCGATTCGGGAGCAAGGAGGACGCTCAGAAATACGCCGACTGGGCCGTCCAAATCATGCGGCCGCGGACCGGAACCAACATGCCGGTGGAAGCTTTTTTACAATACGTGCGGTATATCATGACACCATCGCAAAGCACGACGATCGTCCCCGCCTCGTGGAGGTGGCTAGTGACCTTTCTCCGTGGCGCGGAAGAGCTGATGCGCAAGCACAGCGCGGCGGAGTACCTCACCCGCGTGCCTCCTCGACGCGAGGCCTTCCAAATGGAGAGTCCCCTATTCCCCCTACTCTCCAGCGGCCCGCGCCCCTCACAAGTCCCGCACGCGTCGCGCATGTACGTAGTCCGCGACGACCGGACGCAAGAAGTCAGCCGCACAGCGGCGCTCATCTACATCACCGCGGCGCTGTGGGATTTACAGGAATCGCCGGAAAACACCGGTCGGTTCCTGCGCTACCTGTGTACATTGGTGCGCGAACATCATCTCGACCAGTACCCGGCCTGCGAAACCCTGGTGTGGCTcctgctggaggaagggTGCGATTCCGATCTACGAGACCCGGAGCGTGGGTGGTCAACGGGGGAGCTGCTGAAGGCGCACAAGCAGCTTCGGCCGGACCTCCAGTTTCAGTTCAATGAGATTCTCATGAGCTTTTTGGCGCTGCGCTCGCCGATTCGTGGAATTGATGTTTTTGTAGAGGGATTGGAGGTGGGCACTGTTGGTCCGGTGTAG
- a CDS encoding uncharacterized protein (ID:PFLUO_004807-T1.cds;~source:funannotate) produces MSSLFDAVLQSELGSATGRQNNIQSDHLPSSRRSESNGPMSDMNAFPDDQVVGASSSTVNRLRNPYAAGPPPVIDEAGEKVQQAFEELLETFIEEPSSSAPPTSSQRLSPQYYVSQIKGMKKFELSTLYVDFTHLTSLPNPILADAIASQYYRFLPFLTKALHNLIAKYEPEYFLSHRLNGSASSAASTSDTNAFANVSDKSDLDQRIRQKTRHQQTDRLFSLAFYNLPLVSRLRQLRTAQIGKLLSVSGTVTRTSEIRPELYLGTFICEGCRSIVQNVEQTFKYTEPSECPNKTCGNRIGWRLDIGKSTFVDWQKVKLQESSHEIPTGSMPRTMDIILRGEMVDRAKAGERCIFTGTLIVVPDVSQLGLPGVRPEAVRDNGAFRSTEVGGGGVSGLKALGVRDLTYRLAFLACMVTPDTTTPGQKPEQQLSGQSDNILASLNQTQESDIPSEDAQEAFLQNLSPAEVQDLKQLVHTDRIYSRLVDSIAPMIFGHKQIKKGLLLQLLGGVSKRTERESMQLRGDINVCIVGDPSTSKSQFLKYICSLHPRAVYTSGKASSAAGLTASVVKDAETGEFTIEAGALMLANGGGICAIDEFDKMDIADQVAIHEAMEQQTISIAKAGIHTTLNARASILAAANPVGGRYNPKQTLRQNLNFSAPIMSRFDVFFVIRDEPKEAVDRNLANHIVNVHMNRDDAVEPELSTEQLQRYIRFARTFRPVFTDEAKALLVEKYKELRANDAQGGMGRSSYRITVRQLESLIRLSEAVAKANCVEEVIPKFVVEAYDLLRQSIVTVEKDDVEVDEDEAPARAANGDEDQEMADQDRDRDGDSPMRDDAEQQQTQQRRQKTKITWDKFNAIMNLILRRVHEDEQNSGEGVEQEDLMLWYLEQIENRLNTKEDYDSERSLTAKVLKRMVKDKLLLRITGSGLMDSEESSADQHKILYVMHPDCVYEEM; encoded by the exons ATGTCTTCCCTTTTCGATGCAGTGCTCCAATCGGAGCTAGGCTCGGCCACGGGCCGCCAGAATAATATTCAGTCCGACCATCTGCCCAGTTCGCGCCGCTCCGAGAGCAATGGCCCCATGAGTGATATGAATGCCTTCCCCGATGACCAAGTGGTCGGTGCCAGCAGCTCGACGGTCAATCGTCTTCGAAACCCCTATGCTGCCGGTCCCCCACCCGTGATCGATGAGGCCGGTGAGAAAGTGCAGCAGGCCTTCGAGGAGTTGCTCGAAACCTTCATCGAAGaaccatcctcctccgcgcccccaacatcctcccagcgACTGAGCCCGCAGTATTACGTGTCGCAGATCAAGGGGATGAAGAAATTCGAACTGTCAACCCTTTACGTGGACTTCACTCACCTGACATCCCTCCCAAACCCAATTTTGGCCGACGCCATTGCCAGCCAGTACTACCGCTTCCTGCCCTTCTTGACCAAGGCTCTGCACAACCTGATTGCCAAATACGAGCCGGAATACTTCCTCTCCCACCGCCTCAACGGAAGCGCctcttcggcggcgagcaCTTCCGATACCAACGCGTTTGCGAACGTGTCTGATAAATCGGATTTGGATCAGCGCATCCGCCAGAAGACGCGTCACCAGCAGACCGACCGGCTGTTTTCCCTGGCTTTCTACAACCTGCCCCTGGTCTCCCGTCTGCGGCAGCTTCGAACGGCGCAGATCGGAAAGCTGTTATCAGTCTCGGGAACGGTCACCCGAACTTCTGAAATCCGACCGGAATTGTATCTGGGAACTTTCATCTGTGAGGGCTGCAGGTCCATAGTCCAGAACGTCGAGCAGACCTTCAAATACACAGAGCCAAGCGAGTGCCCGAACAAAACCTGCGGTAACCGCATTGGATGGCGTCTGGATATCGGGAAAAGTACATTTGTGGATTGGCAGAAAGTGAAGCTTCAGGAATCGTCCCACGAAATCCCTACCGGTAGCATGCCGCGCACCATGGACATCATCCTCCGTGGTGAGATGGTCGACCGCGCCAAGGCCGGTGAACGGTGCATTTTCACGGGTACCCTGATCGTGGTCCCCGACGTGAGTCAACTAGGCCTGCCCGGTGTGCGCCCAGAAGCGGTTCGCGACAATGGCGCTTTCCGCAGCACCGAggtcggcggtggtggagtGTCCGGTCTGAAAGCCCTGGGTGTTCGAGACCTCACCTACCGACTGGCTTTCCTTGCCTGCATGGTGACCCCGGACACCACAACTCCCGGGCAGaagccagagcagcagctgAGTGGCCAGTCAGACAACATCCTGGCTTCTCTGAACCAAACTCAGGAATCTGACATCCCGAGCGAGGATGCGCAGGAAGCGTTCCTTCAAAACCTCTCCCCCGCTGAAGTCCAAGACTTGAAACAGCTGGTCCATACCGACCGCATTTATAGCAGATTGGTGGATTCGATCGCACCCATGATCTTTGGTCATAAGCAAATCAAGAAGGGCTTGCTCCTTCAGCTGCTTGGTGGTGTCAGCAAAAGGACGGAGCGGGAGAGCATGCAACTGCGTGGTGATATCAACGTCTGTATTGTTGGTGACCCGTCCACCAGCAAGAGTCAGTTTTTGAA ATACATTTGCTCTTTGCATCCTCGCGCGGTATACACCAGTGGTAAGGCTTCGTCGGCTGCTGGTTTGACTGCGTCGGTCGTCAAGGATGCCGAGACTGGAGAGTTCACCATCGAGGCAGGTGCACTGATGCTTGCA AACGGTGGTGGCATTTGTGCAATTGATGAATTTGACAAGATGGACATCGCCGATCAGGTCGCCATTCACGAAGCAATGGAGCAACAGACCATCTCTATTGCCAAAGCTGGCATTCACACCACTCTCAATGCCCGCGCATCCATTCTTGCCGCCGCTAACCCCGTCGGCGGCCGATACAACCCAAAACAAACCCTGCGTCAAAATTTGAACTTCAGCGCTCCGATCATGAGTCGTTTCGATGTGTTCTTCGTCATTCGCGATGAACCCAAAGAGGCGGTGGACCGCAACCTGGCCAACCACATTGTTAACGTGCACATGAATCGCGATGACGCCGTCGAGCCTGAGCTCAGCAccgagcagctgcagcgtTATATCCGGTTTGCGCGGACGTTCCGCCCTGTTTTCACGgacgaggccaaggccctTTTAGTCGAAAAGTACAAGGAGCTCCGTGCCAATGACGCGCAGGGAGGCATGGGTCGCTCATCATACCGCATCACCGTTCGTCAGCTCGAGTCCCTGATTCGCTTGTCTGAGGCTGTTGCCAAGGCCAACTGTGTCGAGGAAGTCATTCCCAAGTTTGTGGTTGAGGCCTacgatctccttcgccaGAGTATTGTGACggttgagaaggatgacGTCGAAgtggacgaggatgaagcaCCTGCCCGTGCAGCCAATGGTGATGAAGACCAGGAGATGGCCGACCAAGATCGTGACCGTGACGGCGACAGCCCCATGCGCGATGAtgcagagcagcagcagactcAGCAAAGACgccagaagacgaagatcaCTTGGGACAAGTTCAATGCGATCATGAACCTGATCCTGCGGCGTGTTCACGAAGATGAGCAGAACTCGGGCGAGGGTGTcgagcaagaagatcttATGCTCTGGTACCTGGAGCAGATTGAAAATCGGCTGAACACGAAAGAAGATTACGACTCCGAGCGTAGTCTGACCGCGAAGGTCCTGAAGCGCATGGTGAAG GACAAATTGCTGTTGCGTATCACTGGCTCGGGTCTCATGGATTCCGAAGAGTCAAGTGCGGACCAGCACAAGATCCTTTACGTCATGCACCCAGACTGTGTCTACGAAGAGATGTGA
- a CDS encoding uncharacterized protein (ID:PFLUO_004808-T1.cds;~source:funannotate), with protein sequence MTQRSQVPGSDVKPWLRPAPQGYLFTNANIVDVQAGTISKSASLTTRQGKIHSISQTVPEPLPTDLTIVDCQGRYLCPGLFDAHVHLCAVPGFGDLSKAFGNPNDVHLLRQPYSAAQMLHRGFTSIRDCGGAQLALKEAIEDGVFPGPRVFISGHALSQFGGHGDLRGSHEPTECCGGLHSNNHLGRLCNGVPECMAAVREEIRCGANFIKIMGSGGVASPTDKLEHLQFTAAEIQAMVECASNAGTFVTAHAYTVKAIRHCIDNGVRGIEHGNFVDPPTARLMAEKGVYLTPTLIAYAQMASDRWKGYLPPESQSKNSQVLKSGLEALKIASEAGVTMCYGSDLLGPLGSAQTHEFALRSHILSPLEVLRSATVNPAKMMGWEGSIGQLKEGFIADVVILNGNPLEDVTVFDRPEEHVLGVMKDGRVYRSRWNALPEDADIPVRV encoded by the coding sequence ATGACCCAACGCAGCCAGGTTCCTGGCTCCGACGTTAAGCCCTGGCTTCGCCCGGCTCCGCAGGGTTATCTGTTCACCAACGCCAACATTGTCGACGTGCAGGCGGGCACGATTTCGAAAAGCGCATCCCTCACAACACGCCAGGGAAAAATCCATTCCATCTCCCAGACAGTCCCTGAGCCCCTGCCGACAGATCTCACAATTGTGGACTGTCAGGGCCGGTATCTCTGCCCCGGTCTTTTTGATGCCCATGTTCACCTATGTGCTGTTCCAGGATTTGGCGATCTTTCCAAGGCCTTTGGCAATCCTAATGATGTACATCTCTTGCGACAGCCTTATTCTGCTGCCCAGATGCTTCACCGCGGTTTTACCAGTATCCGTGACTGCGGCGGTGCTCAACTCGCCTTGAAAGAAGCCATTGAAGATGGTGTCTTTCCAGGTCCTCGTGTTTTTATTTCCGGACATGCTCTTTCTCAATTTGGTGGGCACGGAGATCTCCGCGGTTCGCACGAACCAACCGAGTGTTGTGGCGGCCTGCATAGTAACAATCACTTGGGTCGTTTGTGTAACGGTGTGCCTGAGTGCATGGCTGCTGTACGCGAAGAAATCCGCTGTGGTGCAAATTTTATCAAGATCATGGGATCCGGGGGTGTAGCGTCTCCAACCGACAAGCTGGAGCACCTCCAATTCACCGCTGCCGAGATCCAGGCCATGGTCGAGTGTGCAAGCAATGCTGGGACGTTTGTGACTGCCCATGCATACACCGTTAAGGCTATCCGACACTGCATTGACAATGGTGTCCGGGGAATCGAACATGGCAACTTTGTCGACCCACCCACTGCGCGTCtcatggcggagaagggtGTCTACCTGACCCCAACGCTTATCGCATATGCTCAGATGGCCTCAGATCGCTGGAAGGGCTATTTGCCCCCAGAGTCGCAAAGCAAGAACTCACAGGTGCTTAAATCTGGACTGGAGGCATTGAAAATCGCTTCTGAGGCTGGAGTCACTATGTGCTATGGCTCCGACCTGCTAGGCCCATTGGGCTCTGCTCAGACGCATGAGTTTGCACTACGTTCTCACATTCTCTCTCCGCTAGAGGTCCTACGCAGTGCCACTGTGAACCCAGCCAAGATGATGGGCTGGGAGGGCTCCATTGGCCAGCTCAAAGAAGGGTTTATCGCTGATGTAGTGATACTAAATGGAAACCCTCTGGAGGATGTGACTGTTTTTGATCGGCCTGAAGAACATGTTCTTGGGGTGATGAAAGATGGCCGCGTTTATAGAAGTCGGTGGAATGCGCTTCCTGAGGATGCAGATATTCCGGTGAGGGTATAG